A single window of Cydia splendana chromosome 13, ilCydSple1.2, whole genome shotgun sequence DNA harbors:
- the LOC134796151 gene encoding cytochrome P450 315a1, mitochondrial: MWSFVSVKDKQLPTLVAYYCNATTNSVISAYNIRVTMYSLIGRYISRVNQKYNTRSCVMAIRQTVHDKSINDMAHPKCLPLLGTKLDLMLAGGGTMLHEYIDKRHKELGPVFYEKLGCNTKLVFISDPLMIKTVFLSLEGKYPMHILPEPWVLYEKLYGSKRGLFFMNSEEWLANRRIMNQHLLREGSIEWLEDPIKTTVKKFVHAWKGKIEKGRTRVNLESDMYRLSTEVIIAILAGPSSNGVKHSEEMFSNFSETVKQIFQTTTKLYGLPLNICQRLNLKVWRNFKESVDASLHLAQSLVSEMITKREEGDGLIQKLLKDGVNEETIVQLAADFILAAGDTTAYTSIWSLYLISQDDSVKHEIRTRDVGYVKNVLKESMRLYPVAPFLTRILPKDCILGEYKLNLHTPIIASIYTSGRDEQYFTKANMFLPFRWDRNDPRRKNLANHKPSATLPFALGARSCIGKKLATMQLTEFLSQIVNNFDFKCTNSGKVFPVTSQVLVPNEPIQLTISHRNI, translated from the exons ATATCCGAGTCACCATGTACTCTTTAATCGGTAGATATATTTCCCGAGTCAACCAAAAATATAACACCCGGAGTTGTGTTATGGCCATCAGACAGACTGTACATGATAAATCTATTAACGATATGGCGCATCCAAAATGCTTACCTTTGCTCGGAACTAAATTAGATTTAATGCTAGCAGGCGGTGGAACAAT GTTGCACGAATATATTGACAAGAGACACAAAGAACTAGGACCCGTTTTTTACGAAAAATTAGGATGTAACACGAAACTAGTTTTCATTAGCGATCCGCTTATGATAAAGACAGTGTTTCTAAGCCTTGAAGGAAAATATCCTATGCATATATTACCCGAACCGtgggttttgtatgaaaaactttatGGCTCCAAGCGAGGTCTCTTCTTCATGAACAGTGAAGAATGGTTAGCAAATCGCCGAATAATGAACCAACATTTACTCCGAGAGGGTTCTATTGAATGGTTAGAAGATCCTATTAAAACTACAGTCAAAAAGTTTGTCCACGCTTGGAAAGGAAAAATCGAAAAAGGACGTACACGAGTGAATCTAGAATCTGACATGTACCGACTGTCGACAGAAG TTATAATAGCTATACTTGCTGGTCCATCATCGAATGGTGTCAAACATTCAGAAGAGATGTTTTCCAACTTCTCAGAGACCGTAAAACAGATATTTCAAACCACAACCAAATTGTATGGTTTGCCATTAAATATCTGTCAACGTTTAAATTTGAAAGTATGGAGAAATTTCAAGGAATCTGTAGATGCGTCGCTTCATTTGG CACAGAGTCTGGTATCAGAAATGATAACCAAAAGAGAAGAAGGCGACGGTCTTATACAAAAACTTCTCAAAGATGGAGTAAACGAAGAAACAATAGTACAATTAGCTGCAGATTTCATATTAGCTGCTGGTGATACG acTGCTTATACCTCAATTTGGAGCCTATATCTGATTTCACAAGACGATAGTGTTAAACACGAAATACGCACAAGAGATGTAGGATACGTGAAAAATGTGCTGAAAGAGTCTATGCGACTTTATCCAGTAGCTCCATTTTTGACAAGAATTTTGCCAAAAGATTGTATCCTCGGCGAATACAAACTAAATTTGCAT ACCCCAATAATAGCATCAATTTACACCTCTGGACGAGACGAGCAGTACTTTACCAAAGCAAATATGTTTTTACCTTTCCGCTGGGACAGAAATGATCCAAGAAGGAAAAATCTTGCCAACCACAAACCTTCAGCAACATTGCCCTTCGCGCTCGGCGCCAGGTCGTGTATAGGCAAGAAGTTGGCAACGATGCAACTAACAGAGTTCCTGAGTCAG ATCGTAAACAACTTTGATTTCAAGTGTACAAATAGTGGAAAAGTGTTCCCAGTCACTTCGCAGGTTCTTGTGCCCAATGAACCTATTCAACTGACTATATCACATAGGAATATTTGA